From Pongo pygmaeus isolate AG05252 chromosome 1, NHGRI_mPonPyg2-v2.0_pri, whole genome shotgun sequence, one genomic window encodes:
- the SETSIP gene encoding LOW QUALITY PROTEIN: protein SETSIP (The sequence of the model RefSeq protein was modified relative to this genomic sequence to represent the inferred CDS: inserted 1 base in 1 codon; deleted 1 base in 1 codon), producing MAPKRQSPLPLQKKKPRPPPALGLEETSASAVLPKKGEKEQQEAIEHIDEVQNEIDRLNEKDSEEILKVEQKYNKLRQPFFXKRSELIAKIPNFGVTTFVNHLQVSALLGEEDEEALHYLTKVEVTEFEDIKSSYRINFYFDENPYFENKVFSKEFHLNESGDPSSKSTEIKWKSGKDLMKCSSQTQNKASRKRQHEEPESFFTWFTDYSDAGADELEEVIKDDIWPNPLQYYLIPDMDDKEGEGGDGDDDDDDDDEGEEELEDIDEGDEDEGDEDDDEREEGEEDEGEDD from the exons ATGGCCCCTAAACGCCAGTCTCCACTCCCACTTCAAAAGAAGAAACCAAGACCACCTCCTGCTCTGGGACTGGAGGAGACATCGGCCTCTGCAGTCTTGccgaagaagggagaaaaagaacagCAAGAAGCAATTGAACACATTGATGAAGTACAAAATGAAATAGACAGACTTAATGAA AAAGACAGTGAGGAGATTTTGAAAGTAGAACAGAAATATAACAAACTCCGCCAACCATTTT AGAAGAGGTCAGAATTGATCGCCAAAATCCCAAATTTTGGGGTAACAACATTTGTCAACCATCTACAAGTGTCTGCACTGCTTGGGGAGGAGGACGAAGAGGCACTGCATTATTTGACCAAAGTTGAAGTGACAGAATTTGAAGATATTAAATCAAGTTacagaataaatttttattttgatgaaaatccttactttgaaaataaagttttctccAAAGAATTTCATCTGAATGAGAGTGGTGATCCATCTTCAAAGTCCACCGAAATTAAATGGAAATCTGGAAAGGATTTGATGAAATGTTCAAGTCAAACGCAGAATAAAGCCAGCAGGAAGAGGCAGCATGAGGAACCAGAGAGCTTCTTTACCTGGTTTACTGATTATTCTGATGCAGGTGCTGATGAGTTAGAAGAGGTCATCAAAGATGATATTTGGCCAAACCCATTACAGTATTACTTGATTCCTGATATGGATgataaagaaggagaaggaggagatggtgatgatgatgatgatgatgatgatgaaggggAGGAAGAATTAGAAGATATTGATGAAGGGGATGAGGATGAAGGTGACGAAGATGATGatgaaagggaggaaggagaggaggatgaAGGAGAAGATGACTAA